The following are encoded in a window of Octopus sinensis linkage group LG23, ASM634580v1, whole genome shotgun sequence genomic DNA:
- the LOC115223484 gene encoding location of vulva defective 1-like, whose translation MLHSNTNTSPSVTNESYVTTEVTNILNSSTYISTPATSNSNRTTNVTLMLHSNTNTPPSVTNESYVTTEVTNILNSSTYISTPATSNSNRTTNVTLMLHSNTNTPPSVTNESYVTTEVTNILNSSTYISTPATSNSNRTTNVTLMLHSNTNTSPSVTNESYVTTEVTNILNSSTYISTPATSNSNRTTNVTLMLHSNTNTPPSVTNESYVTTEVTNILNSSTYISTPATSNSNRTTNVTVMLHSNTNTPPSVTNESYVTTEVTNILNSSTYISTPATSNSNRTTNVTLMLHSNTNTPPSVTNESYVTTEVTNMLNSSTYISTPATSNSNRTTNVTLMLHSNTNTPPSVTNESYVTTEVTNILNSSTYISTPATSNSNRTTNVTLMLHNNTNTSPSVTNESYVTTEVTNILNSSTYISTPATSNSNRTTNVTLMLHSNTNTSPSVTNESYVTTEVTNILNSSTYISTPATSNSNRTTNVTLMLHSSTDLPTSVTNESNVTTDVTRSETKADVTMNVTPLTNITTDAVTVIPTSVTYQNASRWQPVTVTTVEMNSESNSDTLSYLTDATENSGEDSTTTEGNVDGVTKVTTYSGEITSYFTETGRNITSEPTLQFSINSDIDRSMCYITS comes from the coding sequence ATGTTACACAGTAACACAAACACTTCGCCTTCAGTGACTAATGAAAGCTATGTGACAACTGaagttacaaatatattaaacagtaGCACATACATTTCCACTCCTGCAACAAGCAATAGTaataggacaacaaacgttacacTCATGTTACACAGTAACACAAACACTCCGCCTTCAGTGACTAACGAAAGCTATGTGACAACTGaagttacaaatatattaaacagtaGCACATACATCTCCACTCCTGCAACAAGCAATAGTaataggacaacaaacgttacacTCATGTTACACAGTAACACAAACACTCCGCCTTCAGTGACTAACGAAAGCTATGTGACAACTGaagttacaaatatattaaacagtaGCACATACATTTCCACTCCCGCAACAAGCAATAGTaataggacaacaaacgttacacTCATGTTACACAGTAACACAAACACTTCGCCTTCAGTGACTAACGAAAGCTATGTGACAACTGaagttacaaatatattaaacagtaGCACATACATTTCCACTCCCGCAACAAGCAATAGTaataggacaacaaacgttacacTCATGTTACACAGTAACACAAACACTCCGCCTTCAGTGACTAACGAAAGCTATGTGACAACTGaagttacaaatatattaaacagtaGCACATACATTTCCACTCCTGCAACAAGCAATAGTaataggacaacaaacgttacagTCATGTTACACAGTAACACAAACACTCCGCCTTCAGTGACTAACGAAAGCTATGTGACAACTGaagttacaaatatattaaacagtaGCACATACATCTCCACTCCTGCAACAAGCAATAGTaataggacaacaaacgttacacTCATGTTACACAGTAACACAAACACTCCCCCTTCAGTGACTAATGAAAGCTATGTGACAACTGAAGTTACAAATATGTTAAACAGTAGCACATACATTTCCACTCCTGCAACAAGCAATAGTaataggacaacaaacgttacacTCATGTTACACAGTAACACAAACACTCCGCCTTCAGTGACTAACGAAAGCTATGTGACAACTGaagttacaaatatattaaacagtaGCACATACATTTCCACTCCTGCAACAAGCAATAGTaataggacaacaaacgttacacTCATGTTACACAATAACACAAACACTTCGCCTTCAGTGACTAACGAAAGCTATGTGACAACTGaagttacaaatatattaaacagtaGCACATACATTTCCACTCCTGCAACAAGCAATAGTaataggacaacaaacgttacacTCATGTTACACAGTAACACAAACACTTCGCCTTCAGTGACTAACGAAAGCTATGTGACAACTGaagttacaaatatattaaacagtaGCACATACATTTCCACTCCCGCAACAAGCAATAGTaataggacaacaaacgttacacTCATGTTACATAGTAGCACAGATCTCCCCACTTCTGTAACAAATGAAAGTAATGTAACAACAGATGTTACAAGAAGTGAAACTAAAGCAGACGTCACCATGAATGTAACACCTCTTACTAATATCACAACAGATGCTGTCACGGTCATTCCCACATCTGTAACATACCAGAATGCATCTCGATGGCAACCTGTCACGGTGACGACGGTAGAAATGAACAGTGAAAGTAATTCCGATACTCTATCGTATCTCACCGATGCAACAGAGAATTCAGGCGAAGATTCAACAACGACCGAAGGCAACGTAGACGGTGTTACAAAAGTTACTACTTACAGCGGAGAAATCACTTCGTACTTTACAGAAACAGGTAGAAATATTACTAGCGAACCCACACTTCAGTTTTCTATTAACAGTGATATAGACCGTAGTATGTGCTATATAACATCttag
- the LOC118760867 gene encoding mucin-3A-like, translated as MSFTASPALSALLCTSAKRDAVWLTGSRSTSETSESAMTRRSRAISGLLVIHYNTYLCKNTIRASNVTDTFFTANNTNFTTSVTYQNDVTTEVTKTTSNEIFTTSVTTENGVTTDVETTSNANITTSVTTENGVTTDVSETPSNANNTTSVTTENGVTTDVVETPSNANFTTSVTTENGVTTDVVETTSNANFTTSVTTENGVTTDVSETTSNANFTTSVTTENGVTTDVSETTSNANFTTSVTTDVVETTSDANFTTSVTTENGVTTDVVETTSNANITTSVTTENGVTTDVSETTSNANFTTSVTTENGVTTDVVETTSNANFTTSATTENGVTTDVVETTSNANFTTYVTTENGVTTDVSETTSNANFTTSVTTENGVTTDVVETTSNANFTTSVTTENGVTTDVVETTGNANFTTSVTTENGVTTDVVETTSNANFTTSVTTENGVTTDIVETTGNADGATSVITENGVTTDVEITGNSDIPTSVASESYVTTVTGTLNNNTDNSTDITTSVTRKTDVTTEVTNILNSSTYISTPATNNSNRTTNVTVMLHSNTNTPPSVTNESYVTTEVTNILNSSIYISTPATSNSNRTTNVTLMLHSNTNTPPSVTNESYVTTEVTNILNSSTYISTPATSNSNRTTNVTLMLHSNSNTPPSVTNESYVTTEVTNILNSSTYISTPATSNSNRTTNVTLMLHSNTNTSPSVTNKSYVTTEVTNILNSSTYISTPATSNSIGQQTLHSCYTVTQTLRLQ; from the exons ATGTCATTTACTGCTTCTCCTGCACTTTCTGCCCTTCTCTGCACATCGGCCAAACGGGACGCcgtttggctgaccggttcgcggagcacctccgagacatcagaaTCGGCAATGACACgtcggtctcgcgccatttccggtCTACtggtcattcactacaacacttatctgt GTAAAAACACTATAAGAGCCAGCAATGTCACTGACACGTTTTTTACGGCAAATAATACAAACTTTACCACAAGTGTAACATATCAAAATGATGTGACGACAGAGGTTACAAAAACCACGAGTAACGAAATCTTTACAACTTCTGTAACAACAGAAAATGGCGTGACAACAGATGTAGAAACCACGAGTAACGCAAACATTACAACCTCTGTAACAACAGAAAATGGTGTGACAACAGATGTTTCAGAAACCCCGAGTAACGCAAACAATACAACTTCTGTAACAACAGAAAATGGTGTGACAACAGATGTTGTAGAAACCCCGAGTAACGCAAACTTTACAACGTCTGTAACAACAGAAAATGGTGTGACAACAGATGTTGTAGAAACCACGAGTAACGCAAACTTTACAACTTCTGTAACAACAGAAAATGGTGTGACAACAGATGTTTCAGAAACCACGAGTAACGCAAACTTTACAACTTCTGTAACAACAGAAAATGGTGTGACAACAGATGTTTCAGAAACCACGAGTAACGCAAACTTTACAACTTCTGTAACAACAGATGTTGTAGAAACCACGAGTGACGCAAACTTTACAACTTCTGTAACAACAGAAAATGGTGTGACAACAGATGTTGTAGAAACCACGAGTAACGCAAACATTACAACTTCTGTAACAACAGAAAATGGTGTGACAACAGATGTTTCAGAAACCACGAGTAACGCAAACTTTACAACTTCTGTAACAACAGAAAATGGTGTGACAACAGATGTTGTAGAAACCACGAGTAACGCAAACTTTACAACTTCTGCAACAACAGAAAATGGTGTGACAACAGATGTTGTAGAAACCACGAGTAACGCAAACTTTACAACTTATGTAACAACAGAAAATGGTGTAACAACAGATGTTTCAGAAACCACGAGTAACGCAAACTTTACAACTTCTGTAACAACAGAAAATGGTGTGACAACAGATGTTGTAGAAACCACGAGTAACGCAAACTTTACAACTTCTGTAACAACAGAAAATGGTGTGACAACAGATGTTGTAGAAACCACGGGTAACGCAAACTTTACAACTTCTGTAACAACAGAAAATGGTGTGACAACAGATGTTGTAGAAACCACGAGTAACGCAAACTTTACAACTTCTGTAACAACAGAAAATGGTGTGACAACAGATATTGTAGAAACCACGGGTAACGCAGACGGTGCAACTTCTGTAATAACAGAAAATGGTGTCACAACGGATGTAGAAATCACAGGTAACTCAGATATTCCCACTTCTGTAGCAAGCGAAAGCTATGTCACAACCGTTACAGGTACGTTAAACAATAACACTGACAATAGCACAGACATAACCACTTCAGTAACAAGAAAAACCGATGTGACAACTGaagttacaaatatattaaacagtaGCACATACATTTCCACTCCTGCAACAAACAATAGTaataggacaacaaacgttacagTCATGTTACACAGTAACACAAACACTCCGCCTTCAGTGACTAACGAAAGCTATGTGACAACTGaagttacaaatatattaaacagtaGCATATACATTTCGACTCCCGCAACAAGCAATAGTaataggacaacaaacgttacacTCATGTTACACAGTAACACAAACACTCCGCCTTCAGTGACTAACGAAAGCTATGTGACAACTGaagttacaaatatattaaacagtaGCACATACATTTCCACTCCTGCAACAAGCAATAGTaataggacaacaaacgttacacTCATGTTACACAGTAACTCAAACACTCCGCCTTCAGTGACTAACGAAAGCTATGTGACAACTGaagttacaaatatattaaacagtaGCACATACATTTCCACTCCTGCAACAAGCAATAGTaataggacaacaaacgttacacTCATGTTACACAGTAACACAAACACTTCGCCTTCAGTGACTAATAAAAGCTATGTGACAACTGaagttacaaatatattaaacagtaGCACATACATTTCCACTCCTGCAACAAGCAATAGtataggacaacaaacgttacacTCATGTTACACAGTAACACAAACACTCCGCCTTCAGTGA